A stretch of the Hydra vulgaris chromosome 09, alternate assembly HydraT2T_AEP genome encodes the following:
- the LOC100197601 gene encoding general transcription factor IIE subunit 2: MDPSLMKDLNAFKKRSLNQPAIESKKQVSNTAMVESVRKPKKRRRPELPPQLLQQSKKQAANQAFNYKTHTQIRTKSRFSILSSIVDLVKNRYQNKEFEPLTLDELLDLTKNTDIKSYDKEWLADESLKNNPKILFKDDKYSFKPKYALRDKKSLIRLLEKHDQSGLGGVLLDDVREGLPNADEIVKSISDKIMFVTRSNDKKAILFYYDSSYAVHVDEENQKHWRSVAVEGLAEPDIEKYLSNCGISTMTGVSSALQKRPEKRKGGKRKKNMRLLNSHLVGDVLKDYSEPSK, encoded by the coding sequence atggatcCATCTCTAATGAAAgatttaaatgcttttaaaaaaagaagtcttAATCAACCTGCAATTGAATCTAAAAAGCAAGTTTCAAATACAGCAATGGTAGAATCAGTTCGAAAGCCAAAGAAGCGGCGTCGACCTGAACTTCCTCCACAATTATTGCAGCAATCAAAAAAACAGGCTGCAAATCAAGCTTTTAACTATAAAACTCATACTCAGATAAGAACAAAAAGtcgtttttcaattttatcaagtattgttgatttagtaaaaaatcgCTATCAAAACAAAGAATTTGAGCCACTGACTTTAGATGAATTATTAGATCTTACAAAAAACACTGATATCAAGTCCTATGATAAAGAGTGGTTAGCAGatgaatcattaaaaaataatcctaaaattttgtttaaagacGATAAGTATTCTTTCAAACCTAAATATGCCTTACGTGACAAAAAATCTCTTATTCGCTTGCTCGAAAAGCATGATCAATCTGGGTTAGGTGGGGTTTTATTGGATGATGTTCGGGAAGGTTTACCAAATGCTGATGAAATTGTCAAGTCGATAAGTGATAAGATCATGTTTGTTACGCGTAGTAATGACAAGAAAGCCATTCTCTTTTATTATGATTCTAGTTATGCTGTTCATGTAGATGaggaaaatcaaaaacattgGAGAAGTGTGGCAGTTGAAGGATTAGCAGAGCCAGACATTGAAAAATACCTTAGCAATTGTGGAATAAGTACAATGACAGGGGTTTCTTCTGCATTGCAAAAGCGCCCAGAAAAGCGCAAAGGAggtaaaagaaagaaaaacatgAGATTGTTAAACTCACACTTGGTTGGtgatgttttaaaagattattcaGAGCCATCAAAATAG
- the LOC136085531 gene encoding zinc finger MYM-type protein 5-like: MVLKYMTWDEMHEVVANEGSVFTEITITDVEFKDKDEKQLSESDIYTTDELLGNDPGLWPEYLNDCSCLSFVKQGYVRIENISFSRDEKDSQKFSAFYYTKVLPNSKKDVARRWLVYSKSKNTVFCFCCELFSTSNNRFSDAGGGV, encoded by the exons atggttttgaaaTATATGACTTGGGATGAAATGCATGAA GTTGTTGCTAATGAAGGAAGTGTCTTCACTGAAATTACTATTACTGATGTagaatttaaagataaagatGAAAAACAGTTGTCAGAAAGTGATATTTACACAACTGATGAA cTTTTAGGCAATGACCCTGGACTGTGGCCTGAATACCTTAACGATTGCAGTTGTTTAAGTTTTGTCAAACAAGGTTATGTCcgcattgaaaatatttctttttctcgAGATGAAAAAGATTCTCAAAAATTCAGTGCTTTTTATTACACTAAAGTTCTTCCTAATAGTAAAAAAGACGTGGCTAGACGTTGGTTGGTTtattcaaaatctaaaaatactgTGTTCTGTTTCTGTTGCGAGTTGTTTTCAACATCTAACAACAGATTTTCAGATGCTGGTGGTGGTGTATGA